In Candidatus Methylacidiphilales bacterium, one DNA window encodes the following:
- a CDS encoding SUF system NifU family Fe-S cluster assembly protein, whose product MDLDELYQTVVLDHAQRPRNYGELPQATIFVQGDNPTCGDEITVYLKLSPEGRIEEIKFTGSGCAISQASTSLMTVKTKGKTRDEAMQLNEAFHQMLTAPVPPAPPKGFGDLQIFEGVRKFPQRVKCATLGWNALKQALLETS is encoded by the coding sequence ATGGACCTCGACGAACTTTATCAGACTGTTGTGCTCGACCACGCCCAGCGCCCCCGCAATTACGGCGAGCTGCCGCAGGCCACCATTTTTGTCCAGGGCGACAATCCGACCTGCGGCGATGAAATCACCGTGTACCTCAAGCTTTCGCCCGAGGGCAGGATCGAGGAAATCAAATTTACCGGTTCGGGCTGTGCGATCAGCCAGGCTTCCACCTCGCTCATGACCGTCAAGACCAAGGGCAAGACCCGGGACGAGGCCATGCAATTGAACGAGGCCTTCCACCAGATGCTCACCGCGCCCGTCCCTCCCGCTCCGCCCAAGGGTTTTGGCGACCTTCAGATTTTTGAGGGCGTCCGGAAATTTCCCCAACGTGTCAAATGCGCCACCCTGGGTTGGAACGCGTTGAAGCAGGCTTTGTTAGAGACCTCTTAG
- the murA gene encoding UDP-N-acetylglucosamine 1-carboxyvinyltransferase — protein sequence MQEFSSRSYFRVQGRYPLSGTIRPQGNKNEAMPLLAACCLTDEPVTLENLPLIEDVRVMREIVTQLGVKIELQTDEFSETAVIRAALKPSSQLPIELSSKLRGAVTLAGPLLARCGKVFLPRPGGDRIGRRRIDTHMLALQALGAKIREDKNGFELTARTLVGADILLDEASVTATENAICAAVLARGESTLRNAASEPHVQGLCILLNKMGAKICGIGSNTLYIQGVKKLHGARHRIGPDYLEVGSFIALAAVTRGEVLIEDADIPNLRMIRMVFSRLGIKTVEDGKNLLIPGKQKLRIVSDLGKAIPRIEDAPWPAFPADMTSVALVTATQCKGTVLIHEKMFESRLYFTDPLISMGARIVLCDPHRAVVIGPERLRGSRLVSPDIRAGMAMLIAALCAEGESEIQNIIQIDRGFSNIDQRLRSLGARIERLE from the coding sequence ATGCAGGAATTCAGCAGCCGCTCCTATTTTCGAGTCCAGGGTCGATACCCCCTTTCGGGTACGATCCGCCCGCAGGGCAATAAAAACGAGGCCATGCCGCTCCTGGCCGCCTGCTGCCTGACCGACGAACCGGTGACGCTCGAAAACCTTCCGCTCATCGAGGATGTGAGGGTGATGCGGGAAATTGTAACCCAACTGGGTGTCAAAATCGAACTTCAAACGGATGAGTTTTCCGAGACCGCAGTCATCCGCGCCGCGTTGAAGCCATCCAGCCAGCTTCCAATCGAACTCTCAAGCAAGTTGAGAGGGGCCGTCACCCTTGCCGGCCCGCTTTTGGCCCGTTGCGGCAAGGTCTTTCTCCCGCGCCCAGGCGGCGACCGTATTGGCCGCCGCCGTATCGACACACACATGCTGGCGCTCCAGGCCCTCGGCGCAAAAATCCGGGAGGACAAGAATGGTTTTGAGTTGACGGCACGCACACTCGTCGGCGCTGACATCTTGCTGGACGAAGCCTCGGTCACCGCAACCGAGAATGCGATATGCGCCGCTGTGCTCGCGCGCGGCGAAAGCACGCTGCGCAATGCCGCCAGCGAGCCGCATGTCCAGGGCCTTTGCATTTTATTGAACAAGATGGGCGCAAAAATTTGCGGGATCGGTTCCAACACCCTTTACATTCAAGGTGTAAAAAAACTTCACGGCGCGCGGCACCGCATCGGCCCGGATTATCTGGAAGTCGGCAGTTTTATTGCACTGGCTGCCGTCACCCGCGGCGAAGTGTTGATCGAGGACGCGGATATTCCGAACCTGCGGATGATCCGCATGGTGTTTTCCCGGCTGGGAATCAAAACCGTCGAGGACGGAAAGAATCTGCTCATTCCCGGCAAACAGAAGTTGCGCATTGTTTCCGACCTCGGGAAAGCGATCCCGCGCATCGAGGACGCGCCCTGGCCCGCGTTTCCGGCCGACATGACGTCGGTTGCGCTCGTGACCGCCACCCAGTGCAAGGGCACGGTGCTGATCCACGAAAAAATGTTCGAGTCGCGCCTTTATTTCACCGATCCGCTGATCAGCATGGGCGCGCGCATCGTGCTTTGCGACCCGCACCGCGCGGTCGTCATCGGGCCCGAACGCCTGCGGGGGTCGAGGCTGGTCAGTCCCGACATCCGCGCCGGCATGGCGATGCTGATTGCGGCGCTTTGCGCGGAAGGCGAATCGGAAATCCAGAACATCATCCAGATCGACCGCGGTTTCTCGAACATCGACCAGCGGCTGCGCAGCCTTGGTGCCAGGATCGAGCGGTTGGAGTGA
- the hemW gene encoding radical SAM family heme chaperone HemW: MSLNPNGSSHKKIEAAGNQAPEIRHLYVHIPFCTHICPYCSFYKTRNTLPDMKAFLPALKREIEWARSEFDLRPETVFFGGGTPSALSIGQLEDLFEAWPWKHAVEFTMEANPLTISPAKAQLLKSAGINRVSLGAQAFDEPSLKILGRTHRAEDIRKSVQILRETGFENINLDLMFALPGQTLEQWLASVRSALELEPEHISAYNLNYEEDTEFFEKLQAGVLRIDEGREREFFHRGMDLLEAGGFEHYEISNLAKPGHASLHNRAYWNGSDYIGLGPSACSTVGLLRWQNVPDTRLYSKALLESGEPQRKFEELSLATKRAERILLGLRVREGVPAEELGAQKELLTNLAEAGLIEVLCGRVALTREGRLVADSVTELFI, from the coding sequence ATGAGCCTCAATCCCAACGGAAGTTCCCACAAAAAGATCGAAGCCGCCGGTAATCAAGCCCCGGAGATCCGGCATCTGTATGTGCATATCCCGTTTTGCACGCATATCTGCCCATACTGCTCATTTTACAAGACTCGGAATACATTGCCCGACATGAAGGCCTTTCTGCCGGCATTGAAACGCGAAATCGAATGGGCGCGTTCGGAATTTGATTTGCGCCCGGAAACGGTCTTTTTCGGCGGCGGTACGCCTTCCGCTCTCAGCATCGGGCAATTGGAAGACTTGTTTGAAGCCTGGCCCTGGAAGCATGCGGTTGAGTTCACGATGGAAGCCAACCCGCTGACGATTTCACCCGCCAAGGCGCAATTATTGAAGAGCGCGGGAATCAACCGTGTCAGCCTCGGGGCCCAGGCGTTTGACGAGCCGTCGCTGAAAATTCTCGGGCGCACGCACCGGGCGGAAGACATTCGCAAAAGCGTACAAATTTTGCGGGAAACCGGCTTTGAAAACATCAATCTGGACCTGATGTTTGCGCTTCCGGGCCAGACTTTGGAGCAATGGCTGGCATCGGTCCGTTCCGCGCTGGAATTGGAGCCCGAACACATCTCGGCGTACAACCTCAATTATGAGGAGGACACGGAATTTTTTGAAAAGCTGCAAGCCGGTGTTTTGAGGATCGACGAGGGGCGGGAGCGGGAATTTTTTCATCGCGGCATGGATCTCCTGGAGGCCGGGGGGTTTGAGCATTATGAAATCTCGAATCTGGCGAAGCCCGGGCATGCCTCCCTTCATAATCGCGCCTATTGGAATGGCAGCGATTACATCGGACTGGGTCCAAGCGCCTGCTCCACGGTGGGCCTGCTCCGATGGCAGAATGTGCCGGACACGCGTTTGTATTCGAAAGCCCTGCTTGAAAGCGGCGAACCGCAGCGCAAGTTTGAGGAGCTGAGCCTGGCAACCAAAAGGGCGGAGCGGATCCTGTTGGGTTTGCGGGTGCGGGAAGGGGTCCCGGCGGAGGAACTGGGCGCCCAAAAAGAGCTTTTGACGAATCTTGCGGAAGCGGGTTTGATTGAGGTTCTGTGTGGCCGCGTGGCGTTGACCCGGGAGGGGCGGTTGGTGGCCGACAGTGTGACGGAACTATTTATATGA
- a CDS encoding flagellar motor protein MotB, with translation MAEILPRNKRLWIVLGIAGIICLLCLGLAVGSALRLSREQHQLSFLSEDNRTLREKIDRLGGQIERLKKDFDENSNQLKTKDELLTRADDLRHEILQQQQERLDQEKQRQDFLLSAREKVLKQMSADQGAVFLNDHELTIRLADKILFDPGQSDIMAAGQTILKNIADLLNNELKDYEIRVEGHTDNVPIGQVLKQRYPSNWELSAARASTAVVFLSEQGNVDPRRLMAVGRADTEPVAENDTPENKARNRRIDIVINLNNKDILPPPAQTPPAAVPKP, from the coding sequence ATGGCCGAAATCTTACCGCGCAACAAGCGGCTGTGGATAGTCCTGGGAATCGCCGGGATCATATGCCTTCTCTGTCTGGGGCTGGCTGTGGGATCCGCACTCCGTCTGAGCCGGGAACAACATCAATTGTCCTTCCTGAGCGAGGACAACCGCACATTGAGGGAAAAAATCGACAGGCTCGGCGGACAGATCGAGCGGTTGAAAAAGGATTTTGACGAGAATTCCAACCAGTTGAAAACCAAGGATGAACTTCTCACTCGCGCGGATGATCTGCGCCATGAAATTTTACAGCAGCAACAGGAACGCCTGGATCAGGAAAAGCAGCGCCAGGATTTTTTGCTCTCGGCCCGGGAAAAAGTACTCAAGCAAATGTCGGCCGATCAGGGGGCCGTATTTCTGAACGACCACGAATTGACCATCCGGCTGGCGGACAAAATCCTGTTTGATCCGGGGCAATCGGACATCATGGCAGCAGGGCAGACGATATTAAAAAACATCGCGGACTTGTTGAATAATGAATTGAAAGACTACGAGATACGGGTCGAGGGCCATACGGACAACGTTCCCATCGGCCAGGTTTTAAAACAAAGATATCCGTCCAATTGGGAGTTGTCCGCGGCCCGCGCGAGCACGGCTGTGGTTTTTCTTTCGGAGCAGGGGAATGTGGATCCAAGGCGGCTGATGGCGGTGGGCCGGGCCGACACCGAACCGGTGGCTGAAAATGACACACCCGAGAACAAGGCTAGGAACCGGAGGATTGATATTGTGATCAACCTGAATAATAAGGACATCCTCCCGCCGCCCGCTCAAACCCCGCCTGCTGCGGTACCGAAACCATAA
- the galK gene encoding galactokinase: protein MTTVQTYAPGRAELLGNHTDYNDGLVLSLAISFGTTMRAKPLPDNKLVLRSLDLKREWSGDLSRIEPQKTESWANYVLGVLDQLGKRGTRLGGAELEISSNIPIGAGLSSSAALEIATALSMQKLYPFEMGRLDLARVGQAAEHTYAGVKCGLLDQISVALSRKGHATSIDCRSFEIGHLPLDPAYEFVIVHSGVKHALVGGEYNERRESCENAARLLGKAALRDVTPAELELAREKLPEHAYMRAKHVVGEIDRVTRAKGYLEAGRMEEFGKLMYESHESSIRYFENSCEELDFLVATAKGLKGCLGARLSGGGFGGATLNLVRRDCLKEFCAKLAEAYRKHHGSEPMILPTDACDGAF from the coding sequence ATGACAACTGTACAAACCTATGCGCCGGGCCGGGCGGAACTCCTTGGCAACCACACCGATTACAATGACGGACTTGTGTTGTCGCTGGCCATTTCATTCGGCACAACCATGCGGGCGAAGCCGCTTCCGGACAACAAGCTGGTGTTGCGCTCGCTGGATCTGAAGCGGGAATGGTCGGGCGATCTGTCCCGGATCGAGCCCCAGAAAACGGAAAGCTGGGCCAATTATGTGTTAGGCGTTCTGGATCAACTGGGCAAACGCGGGACCCGGCTGGGCGGCGCGGAATTGGAAATTTCGAGCAACATTCCCATCGGCGCCGGGTTGAGCAGCAGCGCGGCATTGGAAATCGCAACCGCGCTCTCGATGCAAAAGCTGTACCCGTTTGAAATGGGCAGGCTGGACCTCGCGCGCGTCGGGCAGGCGGCCGAGCACACGTATGCGGGGGTGAAATGCGGTTTGCTCGACCAGATTTCAGTGGCATTGAGCCGCAAGGGGCATGCAACTTCGATCGATTGCCGCAGTTTCGAGATCGGGCATTTGCCGCTGGATCCGGCCTATGAATTTGTAATCGTCCATTCCGGCGTCAAACATGCGCTGGTGGGGGGCGAATACAACGAGCGGCGTGAGTCGTGCGAAAACGCGGCGCGATTGCTCGGCAAAGCGGCGCTTCGCGATGTCACTCCTGCAGAATTGGAGCTGGCGCGTGAAAAGTTGCCGGAACACGCATACATGCGGGCGAAGCATGTCGTTGGGGAAATTGACCGTGTTACGCGCGCGAAGGGATATCTGGAAGCGGGCCGCATGGAAGAGTTTGGAAAGCTGATGTATGAGTCGCATGAAAGTTCCATTCGCTATTTTGAAAACAGTTGTGAGGAACTGGACTTTTTGGTTGCGACGGCCAAGGGGCTGAAAGGCTGCCTGGGCGCCCGTTTGAGCGGAGGCGGCTTTGGCGGGGCGACCCTGAATCTGGTACGCCGGGATTGCTTGAAGGAATTTTGCGCGAAGCTGGCGGAAGCGTACCGGAAACACCATGGCAGCGAGCCGATGATTCTGCCGACCGATGCCTGCGACGGGGCATTCTAA